From a single Mesorhizobium shangrilense genomic region:
- a CDS encoding bifunctional 5,10-methylenetetrahydrofolate dehydrogenase/5,10-methenyltetrahydrofolate cyclohydrolase: MSLSDDSRYLKGGPVAQRIIASVREDAAIATAEGFPPKLVSITVGDTAAVGVYVRNQRAKAELAGIGFEERRFPADITAAELEAAIHGLNADPRVTGIIIQRPVPAHIPVRTLQSAVHPLKDVEGMHPASIGNIVYNQLDLAPCTAAASVELLKETGLDLKGLEVVVVGHSEIVGKPIAFLLMSEGATVTVCHHMTRSVAAHARRADALFVAVGKPRFIKADMVKPGAAVIDIGINSEIGPDGSSRIVGDVDTESVKDVASWITPVPGGVGPITVSILLRNTMVALSRQRALYEATYGTVDKLAAE; encoded by the coding sequence ATGTCCCTGTCCGATGACAGCCGCTACCTGAAAGGTGGGCCGGTCGCCCAGCGTATCATCGCATCCGTGCGCGAGGACGCGGCGATCGCCACAGCCGAAGGTTTCCCGCCAAAGCTGGTGTCGATCACCGTTGGAGACACAGCGGCTGTGGGTGTCTATGTGCGCAACCAGCGCGCCAAGGCGGAACTCGCCGGCATTGGTTTCGAAGAGCGGCGGTTTCCTGCCGACATCACCGCCGCCGAACTCGAGGCCGCGATCCACGGCCTCAATGCCGATCCGCGCGTCACCGGCATCATCATCCAGCGGCCGGTTCCCGCGCATATCCCGGTCAGGACGCTGCAGTCGGCCGTGCATCCGCTCAAGGATGTCGAAGGCATGCATCCGGCCTCGATCGGCAACATCGTCTACAACCAGCTCGACCTCGCGCCCTGCACGGCGGCCGCATCGGTCGAACTGCTCAAGGAAACCGGTCTCGACCTCAAGGGCCTGGAGGTCGTGGTCGTCGGTCATTCGGAAATCGTCGGCAAGCCAATCGCTTTCCTTTTGATGAGCGAAGGCGCGACCGTGACGGTCTGCCACCACATGACGCGATCGGTGGCGGCCCACGCGCGCCGCGCCGACGCGCTGTTCGTCGCCGTCGGCAAGCCGCGCTTCATCAAGGCCGACATGGTCAAGCCAGGTGCCGCGGTCATCGACATCGGCATCAATTCCGAAATCGGCCCGGATGGCTCCAGCCGCATCGTCGGCGACGTCGACACCGAGAGCGTCAAGGACGTCGCGTCCTGGATCACGCCGGTGCCAGGCGGCGTCGGCCCGATCACGGTGTCGATCCTGCTGCGCAACACGATGGTGGCGCTCAGCCGGCAGCGCGCGCTCTATGAGGCGACCTACGGTACGGTGGACAAGCTCGCGGCGGAGTAA
- a CDS encoding DNA-3-methyladenine glycosylase I yields the protein MNENTGLLAGPDGITRCFWHGNLPDYLHYHDHEWGRPVADDRRLFEKICLEGFQSGLSWLTILRKRENFREAFAGFDFDKVAAFTDKDVERLLGNAGIIRHRGKIVSTINNAKRAREMVDEFGSLAAWFWKFEPGKDERPEIVDLAHLRANPTTAVSVRISKELKKRGWSFVGPTTVYAFMQAMGLVNDHIEGCVCREEVEKDRKAFKRPK from the coding sequence ATGAATGAAAACACTGGCCTGCTGGCCGGCCCCGACGGCATCACGCGCTGCTTCTGGCACGGCAACCTGCCCGATTATCTGCACTACCACGACCATGAATGGGGCAGGCCCGTCGCCGACGACCGCAGGCTGTTCGAAAAGATCTGCCTCGAAGGCTTTCAGTCCGGCCTGTCCTGGCTGACGATATTGCGCAAGCGGGAGAATTTCCGGGAGGCTTTCGCCGGCTTCGACTTCGACAAGGTCGCCGCCTTCACCGACAAGGATGTCGAGCGCCTGCTTGGCAATGCCGGCATCATCCGCCATCGCGGCAAGATCGTCTCGACCATCAACAACGCCAAGCGCGCCCGCGAAATGGTCGATGAATTCGGCTCGCTGGCGGCGTGGTTCTGGAAGTTCGAACCCGGCAAGGACGAGCGGCCCGAGATCGTCGATCTCGCGCACCTGCGCGCCAACCCGACCACGGCCGTCTCGGTTCGTATTTCGAAGGAGCTGAAGAAACGTGGCTGGAGCTTTGTCGGTCCAACCACGGTCTACGCCTTCATGCAGGCGATGGGATTGGTCAACGACCATATCGAGGGCTGCGTCTGCCGCGAAGAGGTCGAGAAGGATCGAAAGGCCTTCAAGCGGCCGAAATAG
- the hisS gene encoding histidine--tRNA ligase, which translates to MADKSEKTKARLPRGFADRSAEDIRAVEKMMAAIRSVYELYGFEPADQPLIEYTDALGKFLPDQDRPNEGVFSFQDDDDQWLSLRYDLTAPTARFVAENYERLPKPYRSYRSGWVFRNEKPGPGRFRQFMQFDADTIGTPGVAADAEMAMMMADVMEALGIKRGDYVIRVNNRKVLDGVLEAIGLGGEDNAGRRLTVLRAIDKLDKLGPEGVRLLLGPGRWDGGKEGEGDFAKGAGLNEGQAEAVLLATAREQARQDSNVSANAIYQEGVGELSTIEALVRAAGYGEDRIAMDRSVVRGLEYYTGPVFEAELLAEIPNEDGQIVRFGSVGGGGRYDGLVSRFRGEPVPATGFSIGVSRLMTALKNLGKLDSADVIAPVVVLVMDKDTESLGRYQKMVAELRSAGIRSEMYLGGAGMKAQLKYADRRGCPVAIIQGGDERAKGELQIKDLIEGARMSAEITDNAEWRAARPAQVTVAESELVAEVKKILAAQAEERACGK; encoded by the coding sequence ATGGCCGATAAATCGGAAAAGACGAAAGCGCGGCTGCCGCGCGGTTTTGCCGACCGCAGCGCCGAAGACATCCGGGCCGTCGAGAAGATGATGGCGGCGATCCGCTCGGTCTACGAACTTTATGGGTTCGAGCCGGCCGACCAGCCGCTGATCGAATACACCGATGCGCTGGGAAAATTCCTGCCTGACCAGGACCGGCCGAACGAAGGCGTGTTCTCGTTCCAGGACGATGACGACCAATGGCTGTCGCTGCGCTATGACCTGACAGCGCCAACGGCGCGTTTCGTGGCCGAGAATTACGAGCGCCTGCCAAAGCCTTACCGCAGCTATCGCTCCGGCTGGGTGTTCCGCAACGAGAAGCCCGGCCCCGGCCGCTTCCGCCAGTTCATGCAGTTCGACGCCGACACGATCGGCACGCCGGGCGTCGCCGCCGATGCCGAGATGGCGATGATGATGGCCGATGTCATGGAGGCGCTTGGCATCAAGCGCGGCGACTACGTCATCCGGGTCAACAATCGCAAGGTGCTGGATGGCGTGCTGGAGGCGATCGGCCTCGGCGGCGAGGACAATGCCGGCCGCCGGCTGACCGTGCTGCGCGCCATCGACAAGCTGGACAAGCTCGGGCCGGAAGGCGTGAGACTGCTGCTTGGGCCCGGGCGCTGGGACGGCGGCAAGGAAGGCGAGGGCGATTTCGCCAAGGGCGCCGGATTGAATGAGGGGCAAGCCGAGGCGGTTCTTCTCGCGACAGCCAGGGAACAGGCCCGCCAGGATTCCAATGTCAGTGCGAACGCGATCTACCAGGAAGGCGTTGGTGAACTCTCCACGATTGAAGCCTTGGTCAGGGCGGCAGGATACGGCGAAGACCGCATTGCCATGGACCGCTCTGTCGTACGCGGCCTTGAATATTACACCGGCCCCGTCTTCGAGGCCGAGCTGCTGGCCGAAATCCCCAATGAGGATGGCCAGATCGTGCGCTTCGGCTCGGTCGGTGGCGGCGGCCGTTATGATGGCCTCGTCTCGCGCTTTCGCGGCGAGCCGGTGCCGGCGACCGGCTTTTCCATCGGCGTGTCCCGGTTGATGACCGCACTGAAGAACCTCGGCAAGCTCGACAGCGCCGATGTCATCGCGCCGGTCGTCGTGCTGGTGATGGACAAGGACACCGAAAGCCTCGGCCGCTACCAGAAGATGGTGGCGGAGCTGCGTTCCGCCGGCATCCGCTCCGAAATGTATCTCGGCGGAGCCGGCATGAAGGCGCAGCTCAAATATGCCGACCGTCGCGGCTGCCCGGTCGCAATCATTCAGGGCGGCGATGAACGCGCCAAGGGCGAATTGCAGATCAAGGACTTGATCGAAGGCGCGCGCATGTCGGCGGAGATCACCGACAACGCCGAATGGCGCGCGGCGCGCCCGGCTCAGGTGACGGTGGCGGAAAGCGAACTGGTCGCCGAGGTGAAGAAGATCCTGGCGGCGCAGGCTGAGGAGAGGGCCTGTGGCAAGTAG
- the glcF gene encoding glycolate oxidase subunit GlcF codes for MQTNFSLAQLADPHVAESEKILRKCVHCGFCTATCPTYVTLGNELDSPRGRIYLIKDMLENGRPADKEIVTHIDRCLSCLACMTTCPSGVNYMHLVDHARAHIQETYKRPLLDRLTRAMLAFVLPYPTRFRAALKLAKLGKPFIGLFEKVPALKPLGAMLKLAPASIPMASPMASPGIHAGKGTKKGRVAILTGCAQSVLDPAINDTTISLLTRLGVEVVVPQGEGCCGALVHHMGREEAALASARQNVDAWTRAIDQGGLDAIVITASGCGTTIKDYGFMLRLEPAYADKAARVSALAKDITEYLAGLDLPEPVRKPGTIVAYHSACSMQHGQKITRQPKELLAKAGFIVREPREGHLCCGSAGTYNILQSEISAKLRDRKVRNIEATGASIVATGNIGCITQIASAAKLPVVHTIKLLDWAYGGPKPEGVADNTLVAAE; via the coding sequence ATGCAGACCAATTTTTCGCTTGCCCAGCTTGCCGATCCGCATGTCGCGGAATCGGAGAAGATCCTGCGCAAATGCGTGCATTGCGGTTTCTGCACCGCGACCTGCCCGACCTATGTGACGCTCGGCAACGAGCTGGATTCGCCGCGCGGGCGCATCTACCTGATCAAGGACATGCTGGAGAACGGCCGGCCCGCCGACAAGGAGATCGTCACCCACATTGACCGCTGCCTGTCGTGCCTTGCCTGCATGACCACCTGTCCGTCGGGCGTCAACTACATGCATCTGGTCGACCATGCCCGCGCCCATATCCAGGAAACCTACAAGCGTCCGCTGCTCGACCGCCTGACCCGGGCCATGCTCGCCTTCGTCCTGCCATACCCCACGCGTTTCCGCGCCGCGCTCAAGCTGGCCAAGCTTGGCAAGCCGTTCATTGGCCTGTTCGAAAAGGTCCCGGCGCTGAAGCCGCTCGGCGCGATGCTCAAGCTCGCGCCGGCATCGATCCCGATGGCCTCGCCGATGGCCTCTCCCGGCATCCATGCCGGAAAGGGGACGAAGAAAGGCCGCGTCGCCATCCTCACCGGTTGCGCGCAATCGGTGCTTGATCCCGCCATCAACGACACGACGATTTCGCTGCTGACGCGGCTCGGTGTCGAGGTGGTGGTGCCGCAAGGCGAGGGCTGTTGCGGCGCGCTCGTGCATCACATGGGGCGCGAAGAGGCGGCCCTTGCCTCGGCGAGGCAGAATGTCGACGCCTGGACGCGTGCGATCGACCAGGGCGGGCTCGATGCCATAGTCATCACCGCATCCGGCTGCGGCACGACGATCAAGGACTATGGCTTCATGCTGCGGCTGGAGCCGGCCTATGCCGACAAGGCGGCGCGGGTGTCAGCGCTGGCGAAGGATATCACCGAGTATCTGGCTGGTCTCGATCTGCCCGAACCCGTGCGCAAGCCCGGCACCATCGTCGCCTATCACTCGGCCTGTTCAATGCAGCACGGCCAGAAGATCACACGCCAGCCGAAGGAGCTTCTCGCCAAGGCAGGCTTCATCGTGCGCGAGCCGCGCGAGGGACACCTGTGCTGCGGTTCGGCCGGCACCTACAACATCCTGCAGTCCGAGATCTCGGCAAAGCTGCGCGACCGCAAGGTCAGGAACATCGAGGCGACGGGGGCTTCAATAGTTGCCACCGGCAACATCGGCTGCATCACCCAGATCGCCTCGGCGGCAAAGCTGCCGGTGGTGCACACGATTAAGCTGCTCGACTGGGCCTATGGCGGTCCGAAGCCGGAAGGTGTCGCCGACAACACGCTCGTCGCGGCGGAATAG
- a CDS encoding L,D-transpeptidase — MKTVLLTLLSAATIVAAGATPSKAGDRYADRPPVMVSPDLSAPWVLQLGRAPGIVRQNRQVAQQPRLRTAQPALQRPDRVQTAAVQAPARRMVMRPQINPIYLPQEVAYKGSQKPGTIVIDTTQNFLYLVEKDGRARRYGVGTGKPGFEWAGTHKISQKKEWPEWRPPTEMIAREAAKGRYLPTYLAGGIENPLGARALYLGSTLYRIHGTNQPWTIGGAVSSGCIRMRNEDVVDLYERVNVGTTVEVI, encoded by the coding sequence ATGAAGACAGTCTTGCTTACCCTGCTCAGTGCCGCGACCATTGTCGCCGCTGGCGCCACCCCCTCCAAAGCCGGCGACCGTTATGCCGACAGGCCGCCGGTCATGGTGAGCCCCGACCTTTCAGCGCCCTGGGTGCTGCAGCTTGGCCGCGCACCGGGCATTGTCAGGCAAAACCGGCAGGTAGCCCAGCAGCCACGCCTGCGCACCGCGCAGCCGGCACTGCAGCGACCCGATCGCGTGCAGACGGCGGCGGTGCAGGCGCCTGCCAGGCGCATGGTCATGCGCCCCCAGATCAACCCGATCTACCTGCCGCAGGAAGTCGCCTATAAAGGCTCGCAGAAGCCGGGCACGATCGTCATCGATACCACGCAGAATTTCCTCTATCTGGTCGAGAAGGACGGCAGGGCGCGGCGCTATGGCGTCGGCACCGGCAAGCCGGGCTTCGAATGGGCCGGTACGCACAAGATCTCACAGAAGAAGGAATGGCCGGAGTGGCGCCCGCCGACGGAGATGATCGCGCGCGAAGCCGCCAAGGGCCGCTATCTGCCGACCTATCTGGCCGGCGGCATCGAGAACCCTCTCGGCGCACGCGCGCTCTATCTCGGCTCGACGCTCTACCGTATCCATGGCACCAACCAGCCTTGGACCATCGGCGGCGCGGTGTCGTCGGGCTGCATCCGCATGCGCAACGAAGATGTTGTGGACCTCTACGAGAGGGTCAATGTCGGAACGACCGTCGAGGTGATATAG
- the hisG gene encoding ATP phosphoribosyltransferase gives MITLAIPSKGRLKEQALEVLAKAGLAVSMPSDERKYHARVEGLENVEVAFLSASEIAGEIGQGAVDLGITGEDLVRENLADWEARAEIVTRLGFGSADVVVAVPDIWLDVDTMADLDDVAADFRQRHGRRLRIATKYWRLTQQFFSQKHGIQVYRIVESLGATEGAPAAGLADIIVDITTTGSTLRANHLKVLGDGVVLKSQACLVASRKDRAAADEAILRDIAARMSALPPP, from the coding sequence ATGATCACGCTGGCGATCCCCTCCAAGGGCCGGCTCAAGGAGCAGGCGCTGGAAGTGCTGGCCAAGGCCGGGCTTGCCGTCAGCATGCCCAGCGACGAGCGCAAGTACCACGCCCGCGTCGAAGGCTTGGAGAATGTCGAGGTGGCATTCCTGTCGGCCTCCGAGATCGCCGGCGAAATCGGGCAAGGCGCGGTTGATCTCGGCATCACCGGCGAGGATCTGGTGCGCGAAAACCTCGCCGACTGGGAAGCCCGCGCCGAAATCGTTACCCGTCTCGGCTTCGGCAGCGCCGACGTCGTGGTTGCCGTGCCCGACATCTGGCTCGACGTCGACACCATGGCCGATCTCGACGATGTCGCCGCCGATTTTCGCCAGCGCCATGGCAGGCGGCTGCGCATCGCCACCAAATACTGGCGGCTGACCCAGCAATTCTTCTCGCAGAAGCACGGCATCCAAGTCTATCGCATCGTCGAAAGCCTGGGCGCCACCGAAGGTGCGCCGGCGGCGGGCCTCGCGGATATCATCGTCGACATCACCACAACTGGCTCGACGCTCCGCGCCAATCATCTCAAGGTGCTGGGTGACGGGGTTGTGCTGAAGTCGCAGGCCTGTCTCGTGGCGTCGAGGAAGGATCGCGCCGCAGCGGATGAAGCCATCTTGCGCGATATAGCCGCAAGGATGAGCGCCCTCCCTCCCCCTTGA
- a CDS encoding ATP phosphoribosyltransferase regulatory subunit: MTSRYPAISADITNLFAARNTHAVEVAILQPADPFLDMAGEDLRRRIFLTESETGQTLCLRPEFTIPVCLDHISSQAGTPRRYSYLGEVFRQRREGGNEFFQAGIEDLGDRDTAQADARSVADAHALLSLALPGQPLKITLGDQTIFEAVLAALGLPRGWRMRLARAFGSAPMLQAALADLANPPRNGQLSGPVAALVLDGDLDGLAQHIAGGMEQAGLSASAGRAPADIARRLIEKAELRSVRLSNEAFAALKGFLSIDVPLDGAAAALETFAAGAGLSLGVALEKFAARAKAVEALGLPTGKIQYDAAFGRPLDYYTGLVFEISAEKGDRPLAGGGRYDRLLTLLGAKTAIPGVGFSVWLDRIEALRETAQ; this comes from the coding sequence ATGACCTCCCGCTACCCCGCCATATCAGCCGACATTACAAACCTCTTCGCCGCACGCAACACGCATGCGGTCGAGGTTGCCATCCTGCAGCCGGCCGACCCGTTCCTCGACATGGCCGGCGAGGATCTGCGCCGCCGTATCTTCCTGACCGAAAGCGAGACCGGCCAGACCCTTTGCCTGCGGCCGGAGTTCACCATTCCGGTCTGCCTCGACCACATCAGTTCGCAAGCCGGCACACCGCGCCGCTATTCCTATCTCGGCGAGGTTTTTCGCCAGCGCCGCGAAGGCGGCAATGAATTCTTCCAGGCCGGTATCGAGGATCTCGGTGACCGCGACACGGCGCAGGCCGATGCGCGCTCGGTAGCCGACGCACATGCGCTGCTGTCCTTGGCGCTGCCGGGTCAGCCATTGAAGATTACCCTTGGCGACCAGACGATTTTCGAGGCGGTGCTGGCTGCACTTGGTTTGCCGCGCGGCTGGCGCATGCGGCTTGCCCGCGCTTTCGGCTCGGCGCCGATGCTGCAGGCAGCGCTCGCCGATCTCGCCAACCCGCCGCGCAATGGACAGCTCTCCGGCCCGGTCGCGGCCCTGGTGCTCGATGGCGATCTTGACGGTCTTGCCCAGCACATCGCTGGCGGCATGGAACAGGCCGGTCTTTCGGCGTCGGCCGGACGCGCACCCGCCGACATCGCGCGGCGATTGATCGAAAAGGCCGAACTGCGCAGCGTCAGGCTCTCGAACGAAGCGTTCGCGGCACTGAAGGGGTTTCTGTCGATCGACGTGCCGCTCGACGGCGCGGCCGCCGCGCTGGAAACATTCGCGGCGGGTGCCGGCCTGTCGCTGGGCGTGGCGCTGGAGAAATTCGCGGCCCGCGCCAAAGCCGTCGAAGCGCTGGGTCTGCCGACCGGAAAGATCCAGTACGACGCCGCGTTCGGCCGTCCGCTCGACTATTACACCGGGCTCGTCTTCGAGATATCAGCGGAAAAAGGCGATCGGCCGCTGGCCGGCGGCGGCCGCTACGACCGGCTGCTGACCCTGCTTGGCGCGAAAACCGCGATCCCCGGCGTTGGCTTTTCGGTCTGGCTCGACCGCATCGAAGCCTTGCGGGAGACGGCGCAATGA
- a CDS encoding AMP-binding protein produces MPVNLDELKNATNLRGRAARTGSVFIAPVDGRAHVSGERSVPLLPHTIPALFSQTAAKYATQDAAVFVAQDKRFTWSELSDTVDALAAGFLALGLEKGDRVGIWSPNRWEWLVTQFATARIGLILVNINPAYRLTELEYALNKVSCKALVTAAQFKSSDYLGMIETLAPELATTTPGKLKASKLPSLKIVIRMGEENSPGMFNFGDVLAMAGRDEHDSLDRISEGLKASDAINIQFTSGTTGAPKGATLTHTNIVNNGHFVTSAIKLTVDDRLCIPVPLYHCFGMSMGTMGCVSKGATMVFPGEGFDPGATLTAVAQERCTGLYGVPTMFVAILDHADFQSFDLSSLRTGIMAGSPCPIEVMKKVVSLMHMAEVTIAYGMTETSPVSFQSGVDDPLEKRVSTVGRIHPHVEVKAVDADGATVAVGEPGELCTRGYSVMKGYWEDEAKTREAIDTDGWMHTGDLATIDAEGYCNIVGRVKDMVIRGGENVYPREVEEFLYRHPKVKEVQVFGIPDPKYGEELCAWIVLKPGQITTEQEIKAFCAGQIAHYKIPSYVRFRTELPMTVTGKPQKFLMRNAMVEELGLVTQKTA; encoded by the coding sequence ATGCCGGTCAATCTCGACGAGCTAAAGAACGCCACCAATCTGCGCGGACGCGCTGCGCGTACCGGCAGCGTCTTTATCGCACCCGTCGACGGCAGGGCGCATGTGTCGGGCGAGCGGTCGGTGCCCTTGCTGCCGCACACCATCCCGGCGCTGTTTTCTCAGACCGCCGCCAAATACGCCACGCAAGATGCCGCTGTCTTCGTCGCGCAGGACAAGCGCTTCACCTGGAGCGAACTGTCGGACACGGTGGACGCGCTGGCCGCCGGTTTCCTCGCGCTTGGCCTGGAAAAGGGCGACCGCGTCGGCATCTGGTCGCCCAACCGCTGGGAGTGGCTGGTCACGCAGTTCGCCACCGCCCGCATCGGGCTGATCCTGGTCAACATCAATCCCGCCTACAGGCTGACCGAACTCGAATATGCGCTGAACAAGGTCAGCTGCAAGGCGCTGGTCACGGCGGCCCAGTTCAAGAGCTCCGACTATCTCGGCATGATCGAGACGCTGGCACCGGAGCTCGCCACGACCACACCGGGCAAGCTCAAGGCGAGCAAGCTGCCGAGCCTGAAGATCGTCATCCGCATGGGCGAGGAGAATTCGCCCGGCATGTTCAATTTCGGCGATGTCCTGGCCATGGCCGGACGCGATGAGCACGATAGTCTCGACAGGATATCGGAGGGGCTGAAGGCGAGCGACGCCATCAACATCCAGTTCACCTCAGGCACGACCGGCGCGCCGAAGGGCGCGACGCTGACCCACACCAACATCGTCAACAACGGCCATTTCGTCACCTCCGCCATCAAGCTCACCGTTGATGATCGGCTGTGCATCCCCGTGCCGCTCTATCATTGCTTCGGCATGTCGATGGGCACGATGGGCTGCGTCTCCAAGGGCGCGACCATGGTTTTCCCGGGCGAAGGGTTCGATCCCGGCGCCACGCTGACGGCGGTGGCCCAGGAGCGCTGCACCGGCCTCTATGGCGTTCCGACCATGTTCGTCGCCATTCTCGACCATGCGGATTTCCAATCCTTTGATCTTTCCAGCCTGCGCACCGGCATCATGGCCGGTTCGCCATGCCCGATCGAAGTGATGAAGAAGGTGGTGTCGCTGATGCACATGGCCGAGGTGACCATCGCCTACGGCATGACCGAAACCAGCCCGGTCTCGTTCCAGAGCGGCGTCGACGATCCCCTGGAAAAGCGCGTTTCCACAGTTGGCCGCATCCATCCTCACGTCGAGGTCAAGGCTGTCGATGCCGATGGCGCGACTGTTGCGGTCGGTGAGCCCGGTGAACTTTGCACGCGCGGCTATTCGGTGATGAAGGGCTATTGGGAGGACGAGGCAAAGACCCGCGAGGCGATCGACACCGATGGCTGGATGCACACGGGCGACCTCGCCACCATCGATGCCGAGGGCTATTGCAACATCGTTGGCCGGGTCAAGGACATGGTCATCCGCGGCGGCGAGAACGTCTATCCGCGCGAGGTGGAGGAGTTCCTCTATCGCCACCCGAAGGTGAAGGAGGTGCAGGTGTTCGGCATTCCCGATCCGAAATATGGCGAGGAGCTTTGCGCCTGGATCGTGCTCAAGCCGGGTCAGATCACCACCGAACAGGAGATCAAGGCCTTTTGCGCGGGCCAGATCGCCCACTACAAGATCCCCAGCTACGTCCGCTTCCGCACCGAACTGCCGATGACGGTGACCGGCAAGCCGCAAAAATTCCTCATGCGCAATGCGATGGTCGAGGAACTCGGGCTGGTGACGCAGAAGACGGCGTGA